Within the Aeromicrobium sp. Root236 genome, the region GCTACAAGCACAACGTGGTGCCCGGCGAGGCGATCGCGTACGTCGACGGGCGCTACCTGCCCGGCCATGCCGACTCGTTCGTGCCGGCCGTCCAGGAGATCGTGGGCGCCAACGTGACCGTCGAGACGCACATCACGGACGCGGCGCTGGAGTACGCGTTCAAGGGCGACCTGGTCGATGCGATGACCGTGGCGCTGCACAGCCAGGACCCCGACGCGCACATCGCACCGTTCCTCATGTCCGGCGGCACCGACGCCAAGGCGTGGCACAAGCTGGGCATCACGTCGTACGGCTTCACGCCGCTCCGGCTCCCGGCCGACCTCGACTTCACGGCGCTGTTCCACGGCGTCGACGAGCGCGTGCCGGTCGAGGCGCTGGAGTTCGGCTCCCGCGTCTTCGACGAGTTCCTGAACCTGGTCTAGCGGGTCAGAGCGTGCTGCGCATGCGGATGATCTTGCGGCGCAGGACGACCGTCCGCTGCCCGGTGCCGTCCTTGCGCAATCGGTCGAGCTCCCACCCCTGATACTCCGCGGCGTCGGTCAGCATGCGGCACACCGCCGTACGCGACTTGGTGCGGTCGATCGTGAGGTTCCAGAACTCGTACTCGATCATTGACTCACCTCTCATCTTGCACTGTCCGACACGTCGTCGAGGGCCTGCACGATCTCGGGCGGCAGCTCGAGGTCTTCCGACGCCAGGTTCTCCTGCAGCTGTGATGTCGTACGTGCCCCGACGATCGCCGACGCAACCCCGGGACGGGCCAGCAGCCAGGCGAGCGCCACATGGGCGATCGTGACGTCGAGACCCTCGGAGGCGCGCGCGAGCGCCTCGACGACCGCCGACTTCTGCGGAGTGAGGTACTTGGCGACGAACGCCTCCCACGCCGGGTCGGCAGCACGCGAGTCCGACGGCACGCCACCGCGATACTTGCCGGTCAGCACGCCGCGGCCGAGCGGTGACCAGGCCAGCACGCCCATCCCGAGATGCCGTGCGGCCGGCAGGACCTCGTCCTCGGCCTCACGGCGTACGAGGGAGTACTCGACCTGTGTGCTGATCAGGGGAAGCGCGTCGGCACGCTCCGCGAGCCAGGTGTGCGCCAGTGCGGTCTGCCAGCCGGCGTAGTTGGAGATGCCGACGTAGCGCGTGCGCCCCGTCCGTACGGCGTGCTCGAGCGTGCCGAGCGTCTCCTCGATCGGTGTCTCTGCGTCCCACGTGTGGATCTGCCACAGGTCGAGGTGATCCGTGCCGAGCTGGCGCAACGACAGGTCGAGCTGGTCGAGCAACGTGCGGCGCGAGCTGTCGCGGTCGATGCGGTCGCCGCGCTTGATCAACCCGGCCTTGCCGGCCAGCACGATGCGGCCACGTACGTCGGCCTTGTTGATGAGGGTG harbors:
- a CDS encoding aldo/keto reductase: MQYRRVGASGLEVSRLALGTMTWGTAVDAYDAEEQLSTFLDAGGTLVDTAPIYGDGACEELLGTLINKADVRGRIVLAGKAGLIKRGDRIDRDSSRRTLLDQLDLSLRQLGTDHLDLWQIHTWDAETPIEETLGTLEHAVRTGRTRYVGISNYAGWQTALAHTWLAERADALPLISTQVEYSLVRREAEDEVLPAARHLGMGVLAWSPLGRGVLTGKYRGGVPSDSRAADPAWEAFVAKYLTPQKSAVVEALARASEGLDVTIAHVALAWLLARPGVASAIVGARTTSQLQENLASEDLELPPEIVQALDDVSDSAR
- a CDS encoding DUF5703 family protein; translation: MIEYEFWNLTIDRTKSRTAVCRMLTDAAEYQGWELDRLRKDGTGQRTVVLRRKIIRMRSTL